The genomic stretch GGAACTGTTCGCGGTGATGGTGGGCGGGCTGGCCAGCGTGGCGGGCAGCGTGCTCGTGGGGTACTCGCTCTTGGGCGTGCGGCTGGACTACCTGATCGCCGCGTCGTTCATGGCCGCGCCCGCCGGGCTGCTCATGGCGAAACTGATCTTCCCGGAGACCGAACCCACCCAGGACTACAAGGGCGACGTCCCCGAGGACCCGGAGGGCCGCCCCGTGAACGTGATCGACGCGGCGGCGCGGGGCGCGAGCAGCGGCCTGGGCCTCGCGCTGAACGTCGGGGCGATGCTCATCGCGTTCATCGGCCTGATCGCGCTGCTGAACGCCATCATCGGGCAGCTGGGCGGGCTGGTGGGCCTGCCGGACCTGAGCATCCAGCTGCTGCTGGGCTACCTGTTCGCGCCGCTGGCGTTCCTGATTGGCGTGCCGTGGGAGGCCGCCACGACCGCCGGGAGTTTCATCGGGCAGAAGCTCGTCACGAACGAGTTCGTGGCCTTCGTGGAATTCGCCCAGACCCTCAAGGCGGGCAGCGTGACGCCCAAGGTGGAGGCCATCGTGACCTTCGCGCTGTGCGGCTTCGCGAACCTGTCGAGCCTCGCGATCCTGCTGGGCGGCCTGGGCAGCCTCGCCCCCAGCCGCCGCGCCGATATTGCCCAGCTGGGCCTGCGCGCCGTGGCCGCCGGGACGCTCGCGAACCTGCTAAGTGGCACCCTGGCCGGGATGCTCCTCGCCTGAGCCTCACCCCGCGCCCCCGCCGGGTTCCGGGCGGGGGCGTCACGCGCCGCCCGGCAGCGCTGCCTCTACACTTGAGGCATGAGTGAGTTGCAGGTGCAGGTGTTCGGCACGCGCAAGAGCAAGGAAACCCGCGCCGCCGAGCGCTTCTTCAAGGAACGCAAGATCAAGATCCACTTCGTGGACCTGAAGGAGCGCCCCATCGCCAAGGGGGAGCTCGGCCGGTTCGTGCAGAAGTTCGGCCTGAACGCCCTGCTGGACCTGGAAGGCAAGGCGTACGAGCGCAGCAACCTCGCGTACCTGCGCACCACCGAGGACGGCGTGATCGCCAGGATCATCGACGATCCGGAGCTGCTGCGGTTGCCGCTGGTGCGCGCCGGGAAGCACCTGACCGTCGGTGAGGACACCGAGGGCTGGAAGGCGATGGTGGCCGGAAGCTGAGCCGCTGGCCCCCTCAGCGGCGGCGCATGAACCCCAGGCGGGAGCGCGCTGCGGCGGGAGCGGCGGGTGGCGCGGCGCTGGTCTCGTACTCGCGGATGGCGATCTGCAACCATTCGGGTGACCCGCCCCGTTCGAGCAGTTCCGCGCTGGGAATCCACTCGGCGGCGCTGAGCTGCTGCGGGTCCGGCTCGAGAATCCCGGCGCTGTACTCGGTGCCGAAGATCAGGTGCAGGCGCGCGTCGGCCTGTCCGCCCTGCGTGCCGCGCGCCACGTACGACCCGGCCAGCCGCAGGTCACTGACGACCAGTTTCACCTGCTCGCGGATCACGCGCCGCAGGTGCAGTTCGACCGGGTTGTTGCCGGGTTCGGCGTTCAGGATCAGGCCGGGCAGGCCCTGCGCGCCGGGTTGTATCGGCTGGAGCGGGCGGGTGATCAGGTAGGCGCCCTGGTGGTGGATCAGGGCGAACGCGCCGACCTGATAGGCGACTTGCCGGGTGGATTCGGTGTGCGGGATGGTCACGGGTGCACTCCTGTGAAGCGCGCAGCTTCATGAAAAATGTTACACGGCGCCGCGGCGGGCTGACGCTCCCCTCTCGGGTGGGTTGCGGGCGGCGGCAGTCACGCGCAGCCGGTCCGCCGGTGACCCGGGCGGCGCGCACGGTCCACTCTGGATAGCACGCAGGCCGCTTAAGATCGAACGGACCTCTCCGCCCTCCCCATTCGGGGGTGCGGCGGCACCAGCACCTGCGCGCCCAGTTCGGCCGCCAGCGCCAGGAACGCCGGATCGTGCGCCGGGTTCGTCCACGCCGGGGACTGCACGAGCAGCAGCGACGTCACCCGCGCCGGGTCGGGCAGGTCCGCGCCGGGCCGCGCCTGCCGGGTCAGGGTCACGCGGTCCAGCAGCGCGGGGGGCAGCAGGTCGCGGATCTCGCCGTGCGTGCGGTCCAGATCGAAGCCCTCCGCGACGGGCAGCGCCGCGTGCCAGTCCGGGTACAGCGTCGTCACGGTGCGGATCAGGCCGCGCGCCAGCCCCAGCCCCGCCCAGTTCCCGGGCCGCACCCGCGCCGGATCGCCGCTGCGGCTGCCCAGGTCATGGTGCGAGTCGAGGTTCAGCACGTCCAGGCCCGGGAACCGTTCCAGCCACTCCCACGCGTCCGCGTGACTGAGCGTCACGAACGCCGGCACGCCCGCGTACGCGCGCAGGGCCTCCCAGCCGGGGTACAGCGGGAAATCCGCCTCCAGCGCGTCCCAGTCCTGCCCACCGCGCCTGCGCGCGCGGTCCATCCACGCGCCGGACCGGTCATGGTCGAGGTCCCGCGTCCCCCAGATCGGCGCGTCGAACACCAGTTCCCGCGTCCCCGAGAAGGCGTCCCAGTCGATGCTCAGCAGCACGGTTCCAGCTTACGCGCATGGCGGATGGTCCACAGCGTCTGCACGGCGCCCCAACCCACCCACTGCCTACTTCCCACTGCCCTCCCCGTCACCCGAAGCGGATCACGTACGACACGCTGGCAGGATCACGCACGAAGCCGAGGTGGTCGTTGATGGCGAGCATGGGGGCGTTGTCGCTGGCGTTGTCGGTGCGGATGGTCGTGGCCCCGACGGTGCGGGCGGCGCGGATCGCGGCGAGTTTCAGGGCGGTGGCGACGCCCTGGCCGCGCCAGGGGCGGGTGACGCCGGTCAGGCCGGTCAGGAGGTCGGGGCTGGCGTCGCTGCGAAAGCAGGCGGTCTGGCCCACCCACGTGCCGTCCGCCTCGGCGATCAGGTACGCGTCTGGCAGCAGGCCGGGGTCGCCGAGGACGCCGTCCTCGAACACCTGCCGGGTCAGGGGCGTGGCGGGTTCGGAACGGGGCACGTCCTGGCGCACGTCGCTCATGAGGGCGTGCAGGCGGCCCACGAGGTCCGGCGTGCCTGCGGCGCGCAGCTCGGTCAGGGTGCGGATGCGGACGCCGCGCGCCTGCACGCGGGCCTCCAGCGCGGCGTACGGGGCGGGATCGAAGTCCGGGACGTGCAGGGTGGACATGAAGTACCGCTTGCCGCCCGTGAAGCCCCGGCGGGTCAGGAAGCCGGGCGCGACCGGGTGGTCCTCGCGGGCCAGGAGGCGGGCGGACTCGGCGTTCCGGGCGCGCAGATCGGCGGCCAGGGTCTCCCAGAGGGCCGCGCCGACCCCTCGTCCCTGCGCGTGCGGCGCGACGGCGAGGTCCAGGCCGTAGTGGTGCGGGTGGAACGCGCCGGGGTTCTGGTGGTACCCGGCGACACCCGCCACCTCGCCGCCGGCGTGGGCGACGAACACGGCCCAGCCGTGACCCCAGTCCTGCTGTTCACGCATCTGGCGGCGGTATTCCTCGCCCGTCAGGGGTTCGTGCGGGTTCGCGCCGGTCAGGATCGCGGCGGCGGCGTCCCACTCGTGCCCGGCGATGGGTGCGACGCGGATCATCCGTCCACCTGACCACGCTGCATCTCGACCCAGGCGACGCGGGGGCGGAAGCCCAGGCGGTCGTTCAGGGCCAGCATGGGCGCGTTGGTGGTGGCGTTCCCGGTCCAGACCTCGCGGGCACCGAGGTCCCGCGCGACGCGCAGCGCGGCGACCTTCAGTGCCAGTGCCAGCCCCTGCCGGCGCCACGCGCGGGTGGTGCCGGTCAGGCCGGTGTTCAGGCGCTGCGGGTCGTGCAGGTCGCGGTGCAGTTCGGACAGGGCCGCGACCTCGCCCGCCGGGGTGACGGCCAGCAGGGTGCCGCGGGGCAGGTGTTCCGGGCGGTCCAGACGCGTCAGGAAGTCCTCATAGGCGACCGGGGTCGCGGCGGCGGTGCGGGGCACGTCCTCCCGCGCGGCCAGCCAGCCTGCGTAGTACGCGCGGCGGGCGGCGTCCTCGCCCAGTTCGGCGCTCAGGTCGGCCAGGGTCACGGCGCGCAGACCGCCGGGCAGGGTCGCCCGTTCCGCCCAGGCGTCCGGGTCGAACTCGGCCATGTCGAGCACGTTGTCGAAGAAGCGCATGACCTCCCGGAAGCCCCGCGACGCCAGGAAGTGCAGGCTGAGCGGTTCGTCCTCATACGCCCCGGCCAGGACCTCGCGCGCGCCCCGCGCCTCCAGGTGCGCGGTGACGTGCGCCGCGAGCGCCGCGCCGACCCCATGGCCGCGCGCGCCGGGGTGCACGCCGACCTCGGCGTGGTAGCGGTCCGGGTGGTACATCCCACCGAACTGCAACGCGGACGCGGCGCCCAGCAGCGCCCCGTCCGGGGTGTGCGCCACCCACTGCGCGACGTGCAGCCCCAGCGGGTGCGCCCGCAGCGAGTGCAGGTCGTGCGCCAGCGAGTCGGCGGTGTACGGGTGGCGGGGATTGACTGCCGTCAGCAGGTCCGCCAGGGCGCCCAGGTCGGCGTCCGTGGCGGGCCGCAGCGCGAAGGGTCGCGGGGCGGTCACGTCAGCTCCGGGGGCACGGGCACGGGGCGCCGCTCGCCCGTCACGGGGTCCAGGTGCAGCTCGTGGCGGCTGCGGGTCGGGCCGCGCCGGAAGCCCAGCGCGCGGTTCATGGCCAGCATCGCCTTGTTGGGCGGGTCGTTGAAGGTGCGGATCTCGCCGCCCCCGGCAGCGGCCAGGGCGCGCATCGCCGCGACCTTCAGGGCCTTGGCGACCCCCCTTCCGCGGTCCTCGCGGCGCACTCCGGTCATGCCGATCACAAAGAAGCCCGCCGGGTTGCTCATCAGGCTGCTGTAGCCCACGTACGGTCCGGTCAGCGGGTCGTCCACATCCGGGCGCACCGCCACGAAGGACAGCTCGTGGCTGAAGGTCGGGTCCTCCAGTTCCTGCTTCAGCCACGCCTCGAACGGCCGCCGGGTGAGGGCCTGTCCCATCGGCACGTCCTGGAAGAGGCGCCAGTCGAGTTCCCACAGCCTGCGGTCCCGCTGCGGATCGCCGGCCAGGTCCGCCACCGAGCGCAGCTGCACGCCGTCCGCCGCCACGGCCGCCATCAGGTCGTCGAAGGCGCCCAGGTCGGCGTCGGCCGTGTGCAGGCGGGACTCGAAGCGGTCCCAGGTGCGTACGTAGCCCCGCGCGGCCAGGAATGCCCGGCCCGGCGCGTCCTCCGGCTGGTCGCTGAGCATCGTGCGCAGGTCCTGCGCGCCCCGCCCGCGCAGCGCGGCGAACGCGTCGTCGTACAGCGCCGTACCCACCCCGCGGCCCCGGGCGTCCGGGTGCACGACGACCCGTCCGAAATACCGCCAGTCCTCGAACGCGAAGTCGTCATGGCCCACGTGACTGACCCCCACGATCCGGCCGCCCTGCTCCGCCACGCGTTCCCGGCGGTAGAGCGCCGGGTCGTGCGCCTCGTCCCAGGTGGCCATCATCTCGGCGGTCAGGGGCCACTCGGGATCGGCGGCGCTCAGCAGGGCCGCGACCTCGGCGAAATCGTCGGGTTTCTGCAGGTCACGCAGCGTGACGGGCTGTGGGTCGGTCATGCGCCCATCATGCGGGCCGCCCCGCCGCAGACGCATCCGCCAGCACGCCTACGCCCACCCCGTGCCCCACGCGGTGACGCGCGGGCGGGCCTATGCTGGGCAGATGAGCAAGGGACTGAAACTGCTGCTGATCGTGCCGCACCCGGATGACGAGGTGTACGGCGCGTCGGGAACGCTGATGGGCCACCTGGAGGCCGGGGAGGCCTGCGGGCTGGTCACACTGACGCGCGGCGAGGCGGGCCGGACCCTGGGCCTGTGCGACTCGCCGGAGGAACTGGCGCGGATGCGTGAGGTGGAACTCGCGGCGTGCCTGGAGGTGATCGGCCTGACCGGCGAGGAGGCGCGGGCGGGCGGCAGCGTGTTCGAGCATCACCGCTTCCCGGACAAGTACCTGAAGGACCAGCCGCTCTCGGCGCTGACCGAGGTGGCGCGCGAGGCGATGGTGCGCCTGCGGCCCGAGGTGGTGCTGACCTTCCCGCCGAACGGCAGCAACGGGCACCCGGATCACGTGACGACGCACCGCGCCGTGAAGGCCGCGTGGGACGCCCTGCCGGACGGGGAACGGCCCCGCCTGTGGTACTACGCCAGCGACGTGCCGCCGGAGAACGAGGCGCTGCGGGCCGAGTGGCTGCCGCCGAATGTCCGGCACGACGTGACCCGTTTCATCGTGCGCAAGCTCCAGGCGATCGCGTGTCACCGCACGCAGGCGCTGAGCACGGTGGATTTCATCCGCAAGTACCCGGACCGCGTGACCCAGGAGACGTTCCACGAGGTGAGGTGATACCGCCTCGGACTGAAATGGTTTGCCAGAACCGTTCAGTCCGAGCGGATGGGACTCGCAGAGCTGCCCCGCACAGGACGAGCAACGCGCCCCTGCGGGCGTGGCGTCGGCAATCCGGCGATGTTCCGACCTGTCCACGAAACGGAGGGAATCCGCGTAGGGGTGCGGGAAGCACGGTCGCCGCCCGCGCACCGCTTCCTGCGCCGCTACTCCCAGTCGCTGACGGGAATGAAGTCCACGTTCTGGCCCTCGGTGGCGGTGACGCGGTAGCTGCGGTCGAACCGCACGAGGAGTTCGCCCCGGTCGAAGTGCTGCGGGCTGACGACGGGTTTGCGGAAGAGGTACGTGCCGTCGTCGTCCACGCCGATGTGGGCGCCCTTCGTGAAGCGGAACTCGACGACCTCGGCGTGGGGGCGGGTGCGGACGCGCACGCGGTACGTCTGCGCGTCGTCCTGTTTCACGTTCGGGTTGGCGGGCGTCTTGCGGAACAGGTTGAACACGGGGTGGGCCTCCGGAAGGCAGGATAGCGCCGCCCCCCGTTCAGGGGGCTGTGTGAGGTTTCTCGCGTTCGGGACGGGGGCAAGGCGTGCAGCGGCGCGGGCCGGGCGTTCCCCTCGGGCCGGGCAGTATGAATTCTGTGCAGGCGCGCTGCCTACGCTCAGGGCAGGTATGGGGGAGGGAAGCGCCGCACAACGTGATCTGCTGGCCGTCTGGCGGCGGATGCTGCTGCTGGGCCTGCCGGCCGTGCAGGCGTCGGCGGTGCTCGCGGCGCTGCTGGGCCGCGGTGACGCCTGGGACCGGCTGGTGGACCCGGCGCTGTACCTCGTCCTGAGCGGAATGCTGGTCACGGCGTGGCTGGCGGTGCTGCGCGGGCATGAGGTGCGCGCCGTGACGCTGCTGCTCACGGCGGGCAGTGGCGCCATGCTCAGCATGAAACTGCTGCTGCTGGCGCTGCTGCCCCTGCAGCGGGCGCTGCTGCCGGAACTGCTGGAGACGCTGGTGTGGCTGCCGGTGCTCATCACCTGGACGCTGCTGGGCGACCTGTCGCGGCCGGTGCGGCGCACACTGAACCTGACGGTCCTGAGCGTCGCGGCGTTCAGCGCCCTGCTGCTGCTGCGGCCCGTCACGCAGGGCGTGGCGCTGG from Deinococcus soli (ex Cha et al. 2016) encodes the following:
- a CDS encoding NupC/NupG family nucleoside CNT transporter, with the protein product MAVLIGLGLLLSVNRRAVNWRTVGLALLLQIAFGLIVLRWPLGRRALDAVSGAVQGVVNNAQQGINFVFGNLTNGQLEGAGFIFAFGVLPIIVFFSALIAVLYHLGVMQAVVRFLGGGLSRLLQTSRGESLSATANIFVGQTEAPLVVRPFIDRMTRSELFAVMVGGLASVAGSVLVGYSLLGVRLDYLIAASFMAAPAGLLMAKLIFPETEPTQDYKGDVPEDPEGRPVNVIDAAARGASSGLGLALNVGAMLIAFIGLIALLNAIIGQLGGLVGLPDLSIQLLLGYLFAPLAFLIGVPWEAATTAGSFIGQKLVTNEFVAFVEFAQTLKAGSVTPKVEAIVTFALCGFANLSSLAILLGGLGSLAPSRRADIAQLGLRAVAAGTLANLLSGTLAGMLLA
- a CDS encoding ArsC/Spx/MgsR family protein; protein product: MSELQVQVFGTRKSKETRAAERFFKERKIKIHFVDLKERPIAKGELGRFVQKFGLNALLDLEGKAYERSNLAYLRTTEDGVIARIIDDPELLRLPLVRAGKHLTVGEDTEGWKAMVAGS
- a CDS encoding GNAT family N-acetyltransferase; translated protein: MIRVAPIAGHEWDAAAAILTGANPHEPLTGEEYRRQMREQQDWGHGWAVFVAHAGGEVAGVAGYHQNPGAFHPHHYGLDLAVAPHAQGRGVGAALWETLAADLRARNAESARLLAREDHPVAPGFLTRRGFTGGKRYFMSTLHVPDFDPAPYAALEARVQARGVRIRTLTELRAAGTPDLVGRLHALMSDVRQDVPRSEPATPLTRQVFEDGVLGDPGLLPDAYLIAEADGTWVGQTACFRSDASPDLLTGLTGVTRPWRGQGVATALKLAAIRAARTVGATTIRTDNASDNAPMLAINDHLGFVRDPASVSYVIRFG
- a CDS encoding GNAT family N-acetyltransferase, with protein sequence MTAPRPFALRPATDADLGALADLLTAVNPRHPYTADSLAHDLHSLRAHPLGLHVAQWVAHTPDGALLGAASALQFGGMYHPDRYHAEVGVHPGARGHGVGAALAAHVTAHLEARGAREVLAGAYEDEPLSLHFLASRGFREVMRFFDNVLDMAEFDPDAWAERATLPGGLRAVTLADLSAELGEDAARRAYYAGWLAAREDVPRTAAATPVAYEDFLTRLDRPEHLPRGTLLAVTPAGEVAALSELHRDLHDPQRLNTGLTGTTRAWRRQGLALALKVAALRVARDLGAREVWTGNATTNAPMLALNDRLGFRPRVAWVEMQRGQVDG
- a CDS encoding GNAT family N-acetyltransferase, producing the protein MTDPQPVTLRDLQKPDDFAEVAALLSAADPEWPLTAEMMATWDEAHDPALYRRERVAEQGGRIVGVSHVGHDDFAFEDWRYFGRVVVHPDARGRGVGTALYDDAFAALRGRGAQDLRTMLSDQPEDAPGRAFLAARGYVRTWDRFESRLHTADADLGAFDDLMAAVAADGVQLRSVADLAGDPQRDRRLWELDWRLFQDVPMGQALTRRPFEAWLKQELEDPTFSHELSFVAVRPDVDDPLTGPYVGYSSLMSNPAGFFVIGMTGVRREDRGRGVAKALKVAAMRALAAAGGGEIRTFNDPPNKAMLAMNRALGFRRGPTRSRHELHLDPVTGERRPVPVPPELT
- a CDS encoding PIG-L deacetylase family protein, with the protein product MSKGLKLLLIVPHPDDEVYGASGTLMGHLEAGEACGLVTLTRGEAGRTLGLCDSPEELARMREVELAACLEVIGLTGEEARAGGSVFEHHRFPDKYLKDQPLSALTEVAREAMVRLRPEVVLTFPPNGSNGHPDHVTTHRAVKAAWDALPDGERPRLWYYASDVPPENEALRAEWLPPNVRHDVTRFIVRKLQAIACHRTQALSTVDFIRKYPDRVTQETFHEVR